From the Clostridiales bacterium FE2011 genome, one window contains:
- a CDS encoding FTR1 family iron permease, protein MKRVLRPVLWLVLMLFLAAQVIPAVGEGASTRWADASDEIDKYLDTAFEDYLAGDTGTAYNNVNDAYFRVYETTGFERQTMSYISGVRKNAVEMQFSACKAAVKKENSDQETIVSVRTALFKLKAMIREDGNKLAAQQGGVQSENKFYKNGELVSADPYPEYSPDPNAAAKYASWYEAASLTKELLDTAYLAYLDKDFEAADDNLNTAYYSVYEESGLSHKIYTELGVKDRRETEKQFTELRNLVSSGEEKYQKNKYRTTSDKTKQVLLKKAKTLDELAAAEKGAAEPAAEEIAAETVEADQSSPQWLTFLGAFGIIVREGLEAILVIAAIIAYLVKSGNGRSLKNVYIGALAGILASFAAAAVLYFVKQAVAGAGMAQELIEGITALIAVCVLFYVSNWMISKAEAAAWTGYIDSKVRSGVEKRSAFTLAFTAFLSVFREGAEVVLFYQPMLQEGNAGMVWAGFGAGVVILVFVYLAITKLSIKLPIKVFFTATSILMAVMCVSFLGSGIKELAEGNLFDLTLRVPGIPENDVIQIFGIYPYLETLVPQLILAVILLITFMVAHYRGRLEAQRKELTAAH, encoded by the coding sequence ATGAAGAGGGTTCTTCGGCCGGTGCTATGGCTGGTGCTGATGCTGTTCCTGGCGGCGCAGGTGATTCCCGCCGTAGGCGAGGGAGCCAGCACGCGCTGGGCTGACGCATCAGATGAAATCGATAAATACCTGGATACGGCTTTTGAGGATTACCTGGCCGGGGATACGGGAACGGCGTACAACAACGTGAACGACGCCTACTTCCGCGTATATGAAACCACCGGCTTTGAACGCCAGACCATGAGCTACATTTCCGGCGTGCGTAAAAACGCCGTGGAGATGCAGTTCTCCGCCTGCAAGGCGGCAGTCAAGAAGGAAAACTCGGACCAGGAAACCATCGTTTCCGTCCGCACCGCCCTGTTTAAGCTGAAGGCCATGATCCGGGAAGACGGCAACAAGCTGGCCGCGCAGCAGGGCGGCGTCCAGAGCGAAAACAAGTTCTACAAGAACGGAGAGCTGGTTTCCGCGGATCCCTATCCGGAGTATTCCCCCGACCCGAACGCCGCCGCGAAATACGCCAGCTGGTATGAAGCCGCAAGCCTGACAAAGGAACTGCTGGATACGGCTTACCTGGCTTACCTGGACAAGGATTTTGAAGCGGCGGATGACAACCTGAACACCGCTTACTACAGCGTATATGAAGAATCCGGCCTGTCCCACAAAATTTATACAGAGCTGGGCGTGAAGGACCGCCGGGAGACGGAAAAGCAGTTCACGGAACTGCGGAACCTGGTGAGCTCCGGAGAAGAAAAATACCAGAAGAACAAATACCGCACGACCAGCGACAAAACCAAACAGGTGCTGCTGAAGAAGGCGAAGACGCTGGACGAACTGGCAGCCGCCGAAAAAGGAGCCGCGGAACCCGCAGCTGAGGAAATCGCCGCGGAGACGGTTGAAGCGGATCAGAGCAGTCCGCAGTGGCTGACCTTCCTGGGGGCTTTCGGCATCATCGTGCGGGAAGGCCTGGAAGCGATCCTGGTTATCGCCGCGATCATCGCCTACCTGGTGAAGAGCGGTAACGGCAGGAGCCTGAAGAACGTCTACATCGGCGCACTTGCCGGTATCCTGGCAAGCTTTGCCGCGGCGGCGGTGCTCTACTTTGTGAAACAGGCGGTGGCCGGCGCCGGTATGGCGCAGGAACTGATCGAGGGTATCACAGCCCTGATTGCGGTATGCGTCCTGTTCTACGTTTCCAACTGGATGATCTCCAAGGCGGAAGCGGCAGCCTGGACAGGTTATATCGACAGCAAGGTGCGCTCGGGCGTGGAAAAGCGCTCCGCCTTTACCCTGGCGTTTACCGCGTTCCTGTCCGTGTTCCGTGAAGGCGCCGAGGTGGTGCTGTTCTACCAGCCGATGCTGCAAGAAGGAAACGCGGGCATGGTCTGGGCCGGCTTCGGCGCGGGCGTGGTAATCCTGGTGTTTGTCTACCTGGCCATTACAAAGCTTTCCATCAAACTGCCGATCAAGGTGTTCTTCACCGCCACCAGCATCCTCATGGCTGTGATGTGCGTCAGCTTCCTGGGAAGCGGCATCAAGGAACTGGCGGAAGGCAACCTGTTTGACCTGACGCTCCGCGTGCCCGGCATTCCGGAAAACGACGTGATCCAGATCTTCGGTATCTATCCGTACCTGGAGACCCTGGTGCCGCAGCTGATCCTGGCAGTGATCCTGCTGATCACCTTCATGGTCGCCCATTACCGCGGCCGGCTGGAAGCCCAGCGCAAGGAACTGACGGCCGCCCATTAA
- the floA gene encoding flotillin-like protein FloA (flotillin-like protein involved in membrane lipid rafts) produces MPGSAALIIAIVVIVIIALAIFLHFVPMGLWISALASGVHIPISALVGMRIRRIVPQRLVYPLIKANKAGLDLTISQLETHYLAGGNVDRVINALIAAQRANIEMAFEKACAIDLAGRDVFQAVQMSVTPKVIETPVVAAIAKDGIELRAKARVTVRTNIERLVGGAGEETVIARVGEGIVTTVGSAETHKQVLENPDLISRTVLDKGLDAGTAYEILSIDIADVDVGRNVGAQLQMDQAEADRRIAQAKAEERRAMAVAHEQEMKASVQEMRAKVVEAEAEVPRAMAAALRDGKLGVLDYYQMKNTIADTEMRESIAKASTPQQTAGEQPKGKK; encoded by the coding sequence ATGCCCGGTTCAGCAGCTCTTATTATAGCCATCGTTGTTATCGTAATCATTGCCCTGGCTATCTTCCTTCACTTCGTGCCCATGGGCCTGTGGATCTCTGCCCTGGCCAGCGGCGTGCACATCCCGATCAGCGCCCTCGTTGGTATGCGGATCCGCCGGATCGTGCCCCAGCGCCTGGTGTACCCCCTGATCAAGGCCAACAAAGCCGGTCTGGACCTGACCATCAGCCAGCTGGAAACCCACTACCTGGCCGGCGGTAATGTAGACCGCGTCATCAACGCCCTGATCGCCGCCCAGCGCGCCAACATCGAAATGGCTTTTGAAAAGGCCTGCGCCATCGACCTGGCCGGCCGTGACGTTTTCCAGGCTGTGCAGATGAGCGTTACCCCGAAGGTCATTGAGACCCCCGTGGTTGCCGCTATCGCAAAGGACGGTATCGAACTGCGGGCCAAGGCTCGTGTGACCGTGCGCACCAACATTGAACGCCTGGTCGGCGGTGCCGGTGAAGAAACCGTTATCGCCCGTGTCGGCGAAGGTATTGTTACCACCGTCGGCAGCGCCGAAACCCATAAGCAGGTTCTGGAGAATCCTGACCTGATCAGCCGCACCGTGCTGGACAAGGGTCTGGATGCCGGTACCGCCTACGAAATCCTCTCCATCGATATCGCGGACGTGGACGTCGGCCGTAACGTCGGTGCCCAGCTGCAGATGGACCAGGCCGAAGCCGACCGCCGCATCGCCCAGGCGAAGGCGGAAGAGCGCCGCGCAATGGCTGTTGCCCACGAGCAGGAAATGAAGGCTTCCGTGCAGGAGATGCGCGCGAAGGTGGTCGAGGCCGAGGCCGAAGTGCCGCGCGCCATGGCAGCCGCACTGCGTGACGGCAAACTGGGTGTCCTGGATTACTACCAGATGAAGAACACCATTGCCGATACCGAAATGCGTGAATCCATCGCCAAGGCCAGCACTCCCCAGCAGACCGCCGGCGAACAGCCCAAAGGAAAAAAATAA
- a CDS encoding HlyC/CorC family transporter, with protein sequence MGLWLALILCIALSAFFSATETAYSACNRVKLKTVDGPRKEKAQTALSLLEKYDSLITTVLIGNNLVNIVGTAIATLLFTTRILPGQEDLATTIASIMMTVLVLFLGEVGPKTLAKQQPEKYAMSVSHVIRFLVTVLKPLDWLFALWRKLLAKLVKPEQEESQIEDELMTMIDEAQTEGDIEEEEGELIRSAIEFNDQNAADIMTPRVDVTALEDNATIDEAADAFRDTWFSRIPVYHEDLDHIIGILHEKDFYKMTHEGVTDITKIMKEPVFAPASLSISNLLKLFRTTQTHLIVLLDEFGGTDGIVTMEDVLEELVGEIYDEHDEVSEEVVEQEDGTLIVDGNMQLEELLAKFGVEDDEYDADTVGGWASEMLEKVPEVGDSFVLDHHQFTVTEMDGFRVTRMQVTEVPEETEAAEDEEAEEVEEEEEEKE encoded by the coding sequence ATGGGTCTATGGCTTGCCCTGATCCTGTGTATCGCGCTTTCAGCGTTCTTTTCCGCCACGGAAACGGCTTATTCCGCCTGTAACCGTGTTAAACTGAAGACCGTAGACGGCCCCCGGAAAGAAAAAGCACAGACAGCGCTCAGTCTGCTTGAAAAATATGACTCTCTGATTACAACAGTTCTCATAGGCAATAACCTGGTGAACATCGTGGGTACGGCAATCGCCACCCTGCTGTTCACCACGCGCATTCTTCCGGGTCAGGAAGACCTGGCTACGACCATCGCTTCCATTATGATGACGGTGCTGGTGCTGTTCCTGGGCGAGGTCGGCCCCAAGACGCTGGCCAAGCAGCAGCCGGAGAAATACGCCATGTCCGTCAGCCATGTGATCCGCTTCCTGGTGACGGTACTGAAGCCCCTGGACTGGCTGTTTGCCCTGTGGCGGAAGCTGCTGGCGAAGCTGGTAAAGCCGGAGCAGGAAGAAAGCCAGATCGAAGATGAACTGATGACCATGATCGACGAGGCGCAGACTGAAGGCGACATTGAGGAAGAAGAAGGCGAACTGATCCGTTCCGCCATCGAGTTTAACGACCAGAACGCCGCGGATATCATGACGCCCCGGGTGGACGTGACCGCCCTGGAAGACAACGCGACGATCGACGAAGCCGCAGACGCGTTCCGCGACACCTGGTTCTCCCGGATTCCGGTTTATCATGAGGACCTGGACCATATCATCGGTATCCTGCATGAGAAGGACTTCTACAAGATGACCCATGAGGGCGTCACGGATATCACCAAGATCATGAAGGAGCCGGTGTTCGCCCCGGCCAGCCTGTCGATCAGCAACCTGCTGAAGCTGTTCCGGACGACCCAGACGCACCTGATCGTGCTGCTGGATGAATTCGGCGGCACCGACGGCATTGTGACCATGGAAGACGTGCTGGAAGAACTGGTCGGCGAGATCTACGACGAGCATGACGAGGTCAGCGAGGAAGTCGTGGAGCAGGAAGACGGCACCCTGATCGTGGACGGCAATATGCAGCTGGAAGAGCTGCTGGCGAAGTTCGGCGTGGAAGACGACGAGTACGACGCAGACACCGTGGGCGGCTGGGCCAGCGAAATGCTGGAGAAGGTGCCTGAGGTGGGCGACAGCTTTGTGCTGGATCATCACCAGTTTACCGTGACCGAGATGGACGGATTCCGGGTGACCAGGATGCAGGTGACAGAGGTGCCGGAAGAGACGGAGGCAGCGGAAGATGAAGAAGCTGAAGAAGTCGAAGAAGAGGAAGAAGAGAAGGAATGA
- a CDS encoding DUF2318 domain-containing protein gives MLYYLWSVIQDLFYTVTITTLMHAFLGRLYGRTGRRGHAIGLIAGVAAGTALAVVKQTTNKIISSHWNHWTYAYLMAFIVAFFMLSLFLGRKEGKKPAAGGICLILCGAAASAGMIFFRLPTVLLYPFSFNTMGNGFFSAYYMERLGGWALALLLLFVYSRLLYGCAVHIRKGAVPRRVLRAGVLIYAVYCLGRFFVPWISRAKWLGWSVKYTEAQYGWIGSFTMWTATNAMIFIWIIAALAALTALLFLLENTRVTEPYEHAAQLRKLRAGNRKRRRLAIATLVMILLFVLTLTVVKAYDTREVVLSAPETYTVDGDRILVSAESVNDGHLHRFEYTTERNVTIRWIVVKKPNSATYGVGFDACEVCGSAGYYERGSQVVCKRCDVVMNINTIGFKGGCNPIPLAYEVSGGNLVFRLEDLLSGEKEFR, from the coding sequence TTGCTGTATTATCTCTGGAGTGTTATACAGGACCTGTTTTACACAGTGACAATCACAACGCTGATGCACGCGTTCCTGGGAAGGCTGTACGGCCGGACAGGACGCCGGGGGCACGCGATCGGCCTGATCGCCGGAGTTGCTGCCGGCACGGCGCTGGCCGTTGTGAAACAGACCACCAATAAAATCATATCCAGTCACTGGAACCATTGGACCTACGCTTATCTGATGGCTTTCATAGTGGCATTTTTCATGTTGTCCCTGTTCCTGGGCCGGAAGGAAGGAAAGAAGCCGGCTGCGGGCGGGATCTGCCTGATCCTTTGCGGGGCCGCGGCCTCCGCGGGAATGATCTTCTTCCGGCTGCCGACGGTGCTGCTGTATCCCTTCAGCTTCAACACCATGGGCAACGGTTTCTTCTCAGCTTACTACATGGAGCGGCTGGGCGGCTGGGCGCTGGCGCTTCTTCTGCTGTTCGTCTATTCGCGCCTCCTGTACGGATGCGCTGTACATATCCGGAAGGGCGCTGTGCCGCGGCGGGTGCTCCGCGCAGGCGTCCTGATTTACGCGGTCTACTGCCTGGGACGGTTCTTTGTTCCGTGGATCAGCCGGGCTAAATGGCTGGGCTGGTCTGTGAAATATACCGAAGCCCAGTACGGCTGGATCGGCTCCTTTACCATGTGGACGGCAACCAATGCCATGATCTTTATCTGGATCATCGCGGCACTGGCAGCATTGACAGCCCTGCTGTTCCTGCTGGAGAACACCAGGGTGACGGAACCCTATGAGCACGCGGCGCAGCTGCGCAAGCTCCGTGCCGGGAACCGGAAACGCCGTCGGCTGGCAATTGCCACGCTGGTGATGATCCTGCTGTTCGTGCTGACGCTGACCGTGGTGAAGGCTTATGACACCCGGGAAGTTGTGCTTTCCGCCCCGGAAACCTATACCGTGGACGGGGACAGGATCCTGGTTTCCGCAGAAAGTGTCAATGACGGCCACCTGCACCGGTTTGAATACACAACGGAGCGGAACGTAACCATCCGCTGGATTGTGGTGAAGAAACCCAACTCCGCCACCTACGGCGTCGGCTTTGACGCCTGTGAGGTCTGCGGCAGCGCGGGCTACTACGAGCGGGGCAGCCAGGTGGTTTGCAAACGCTGCGACGTTGTCATGAACATCAATACCATCGGCTTCAAAGGCGGCTGCAACCCGATTCCGCTGGCATACGAAGTGAGCGGAGGCAACCTCGTCTTCCGCCTTGAAGATTTATTATCCGGCGAAAAGGAGTTCAGGTAA
- a CDS encoding helix-turn-helix transcriptional regulator: protein MAETSRTTAGKRLAQQAGYFIREHSEQKFSLSGIASALFVNGNYLARVFKRETGHTLLWYHNAIRCEKAKQLLYETNLSVSEVGAAVGYVSSAHFSHLFKKMTGIAPSDWRAPDLFSIKDPIDFTGLM from the coding sequence ATGGCCGAAACATCCAGAACAACCGCCGGAAAGCGTCTGGCGCAGCAGGCGGGATACTTTATCCGGGAGCACAGTGAGCAGAAGTTCTCCCTCTCCGGGATTGCTTCGGCGCTCTTTGTAAACGGAAACTATCTGGCCCGGGTCTTCAAGCGCGAAACCGGACACACCCTGCTTTGGTATCACAACGCGATCCGCTGTGAAAAAGCAAAGCAGCTTTTATATGAAACAAACCTTTCCGTGTCCGAGGTGGGCGCGGCCGTCGGCTACGTCTCCTCCGCCCATTTCTCCCATCTGTTCAAGAAAATGACCGGCATTGCCCCCAGCGACTGGCGTGCACCGGATTTGTTCTCAATCAAAGACCCGATTGATTTTACGGGGCTGATGTGA
- a CDS encoding ABC transporter permease, with product MLLRMIRGVLFHQKGKMLLIAFTIALGASLATGMLNVMMDVGDKVNQELKNYGANIVVKPKDSSLLSDIYDVGEGGEELNTAWLKEDDLGKIKTIFWAFNIVDFAPFLDTQAVLPDGSAVKLNGSWFNHHLSLPTGEELDAGVVGMRSWWDVTDGRWLDEKDENANAEIMAGMTVAQAQGWKAGDTVTLQGSKGEKTVTVAGIYDAGGDEDEQIFGTLALVQELTGREGKVASVEVSAITTPDNELARRAARNPAALSGRDYETWYCTAYVSAICYQIQEAIPGSVAAAVRKVAEGEGAVLEKTQLLMILITALSLIGSALGISNLVTASVMERAKEIGLLKAIGARDHSITGVIMTEILVTALIGGAAGYFMGFGFAQLIGRSVFGAAVEMKPAVVPIVAGLVALVTLAGSLPAIRTVLRLKPAEVLHGGH from the coding sequence ATGCTGTTGCGGATGATTCGCGGCGTACTGTTCCATCAGAAAGGGAAAATGCTGCTGATCGCATTTACGATTGCGCTGGGCGCCAGCCTGGCTACGGGCATGCTGAACGTTATGATGGACGTGGGAGACAAGGTCAACCAGGAACTGAAGAATTACGGCGCCAATATTGTGGTGAAGCCGAAGGATTCCTCCCTTCTGTCCGATATTTATGACGTGGGCGAAGGCGGGGAAGAGCTGAACACCGCCTGGCTGAAGGAGGATGACCTGGGCAAGATCAAGACGATCTTCTGGGCGTTCAATATCGTGGACTTCGCGCCGTTCCTGGATACCCAGGCCGTACTGCCGGACGGCAGCGCGGTCAAACTGAACGGAAGCTGGTTCAACCATCACCTGTCCCTGCCCACGGGCGAGGAGCTGGACGCCGGCGTGGTCGGCATGCGCTCCTGGTGGGACGTGACGGACGGACGCTGGCTGGATGAAAAGGACGAGAACGCGAACGCGGAAATCATGGCCGGTATGACGGTAGCCCAGGCTCAGGGCTGGAAAGCCGGCGACACGGTGACGCTGCAGGGCAGCAAGGGTGAAAAGACCGTGACGGTGGCCGGTATCTATGATGCGGGCGGAGACGAGGATGAACAGATCTTCGGCACGCTGGCCCTGGTGCAGGAGCTGACCGGACGGGAAGGCAAGGTGGCCTCGGTAGAGGTTTCCGCCATCACCACCCCGGACAACGAGCTGGCCCGCCGGGCGGCCAGGAATCCGGCGGCATTGTCCGGCCGGGACTATGAAACCTGGTACTGCACGGCTTATGTGAGCGCGATCTGCTACCAGATCCAGGAAGCGATTCCCGGATCCGTGGCCGCCGCGGTCCGTAAGGTTGCGGAAGGTGAAGGCGCCGTGCTGGAAAAGACACAGCTGCTGATGATCCTGATTACGGCGCTGAGCCTGATCGGTTCCGCCCTGGGCATCAGCAACCTGGTGACGGCCAGCGTGATGGAGCGGGCAAAGGAAATCGGCCTGCTGAAGGCCATCGGCGCGCGGGATCATTCCATCACGGGCGTTATCATGACGGAAATCCTGGTCACGGCGCTGATCGGCGGCGCGGCAGGATACTTTATGGGCTTCGGATTTGCCCAGCTGATCGGCCGGAGCGTATTCGGCGCGGCGGTGGAAATGAAACCGGCGGTGGTGCCGATCGTGGCGGGCCTGGTGGCTCTGGTGACGCTGGCGGGCAGCCTGCCGGCGATCCGGACGGTGCTCAGGCTGAAGCCGGCCGAAGTGCTGCATGGAGGTCACTGA
- a CDS encoding iron transporter — protein MKKLLSLVLAAMMLFSLSAVAMAEDEEAGFDEFELGVEGEQEVGFMTMAMVYFQPVDMAPVDQATAKENTDLHIEVDLTANENGYAFPVDQWVPYLTIDFVIRDTEGKEVTSGSMMPMAASDGPHYGNNIKLADGEYSITLYIKSPAENGYLLHVDSETGVDAKDGFWTEPLEATWTGWKFVKQW, from the coding sequence ATGAAAAAACTGCTTTCTCTGGTTCTGGCTGCTATGATGCTGTTCTCCCTGTCTGCTGTCGCGATGGCAGAAGATGAAGAAGCCGGTTTCGATGAATTCGAACTGGGCGTTGAAGGCGAACAGGAAGTTGGCTTCATGACCATGGCTATGGTTTACTTCCAGCCCGTGGATATGGCTCCCGTTGACCAGGCTACCGCCAAGGAAAATACGGACCTGCATATCGAAGTGGACCTGACTGCCAACGAGAACGGTTATGCTTTCCCGGTGGACCAGTGGGTTCCCTACCTGACCATTGATTTCGTGATCCGTGACACCGAAGGCAAAGAAGTGACCTCCGGTTCCATGATGCCCATGGCGGCTTCTGACGGCCCCCACTACGGCAACAACATCAAGCTGGCTGACGGCGAGTACAGCATTACCCTGTACATCAAGAGCCCGGCTGAGAACGGCTACCTGCTGCATGTTGACTCCGAGACCGGCGTCGACGCCAAGGATGGTTTCTGGACCGAGCCCCTGGAAGCGACCTGGACCGGCTGGAAGTTTGTCAAGCAGTGGTAA
- a CDS encoding FtsX-like permease family protein, whose product MTRRRMFLRMITASLLRRRSRMLIALLSIGIGATILAGLVTIYVDVPRQMGAQFRSFGANMLLLADEGKSMTAGELDEALKTINTDQLVGAAPYRYVRVDMTTRQQSFTAAGTDFSQITKTSPYFSVDGRYPENPREVLVGKEIAETIGVRIGSGMELTWQPSASETESDPEEDRKPGAVLTGSAEGWSGGKVYVTVKLDDESRIASMTVDAGTQTPEIGGLAQTDEAFNAQFIGKTLPLTLGQDVDALSGATVTSTAVVDALNTARNAENRATARTVKCTVSGILTTGGEEEAYVFMSLEDMANLTDEDKVDVAELSVSASAEELEAYVNRITEEQHGIKARLVKRVTRSETAVLGKLQSLVFLVTAVVLVLTMICVSTTMMAVVSERRREIGLRKALGASDSSIRAEFLGEGVFLGLLGGLLGGLLGFVFAQVVSVNVFGSSITFQPLLLPAAIIVSIAVAALSCLQPIKRAVAIDPAIVLKDE is encoded by the coding sequence ATGACAAGACGCAGAATGTTCCTGAGAATGATCACCGCCTCGCTGCTCCGGCGGCGGAGCCGGATGCTGATCGCGCTGCTTTCCATCGGCATCGGCGCGACAATCCTGGCAGGCCTGGTGACGATATATGTGGACGTGCCCCGGCAGATGGGCGCCCAGTTCCGCTCCTTCGGCGCGAATATGCTGCTGCTTGCGGATGAGGGAAAGAGCATGACAGCCGGGGAACTGGATGAGGCTCTGAAAACCATTAACACGGACCAGCTGGTGGGCGCGGCGCCCTACCGCTACGTGCGGGTGGACATGACCACGCGCCAGCAGTCTTTTACGGCGGCGGGCACGGACTTCAGCCAGATTACAAAAACAAGCCCCTATTTCAGCGTGGACGGCCGGTATCCGGAGAATCCCCGGGAAGTGCTGGTGGGCAAGGAAATCGCAGAGACGATCGGCGTAAGGATCGGGTCGGGCATGGAACTGACCTGGCAGCCTTCGGCGAGTGAAACGGAAAGCGATCCGGAAGAGGACCGGAAGCCCGGCGCGGTGCTGACCGGCAGCGCGGAAGGCTGGAGCGGCGGAAAGGTCTATGTGACGGTGAAGCTGGACGATGAATCCAGGATTGCCTCCATGACCGTTGACGCGGGTACCCAGACGCCGGAAATCGGCGGACTGGCCCAGACGGACGAAGCCTTCAATGCCCAGTTTATCGGCAAGACGCTGCCGCTGACCCTGGGGCAGGACGTGGACGCGCTCAGCGGCGCCACGGTGACCTCCACGGCGGTGGTGGACGCCCTGAACACCGCCCGGAACGCGGAAAACAGGGCCACAGCCCGGACGGTGAAATGCACTGTCTCCGGCATCCTGACTACGGGCGGCGAAGAAGAAGCCTATGTGTTCATGAGCCTGGAGGATATGGCGAACCTGACAGACGAAGATAAGGTGGACGTGGCGGAGCTGAGCGTAAGCGCCTCGGCGGAGGAACTGGAAGCCTACGTGAACCGGATTACGGAGGAGCAGCACGGTATCAAGGCCCGGCTGGTGAAGCGGGTGACGCGTTCGGAAACCGCCGTGCTGGGAAAACTGCAGAGCCTGGTATTCCTGGTAACCGCGGTGGTGCTGGTGCTGACCATGATCTGCGTATCCACCACCATGATGGCGGTTGTTTCGGAACGGCGCCGGGAGATCGGCCTGCGGAAGGCACTGGGCGCATCCGACAGCAGCATCCGGGCAGAGTTCCTGGGTGAAGGCGTGTTCCTGGGCCTGCTGGGCGGTTTGCTGGGCGGCCTGCTGGGTTTTGTGTTTGCCCAGGTGGTAAGCGTGAACGTGTTCGGTTCCTCCATCACTTTCCAGCCGCTGCTGCTGCCTGCGGCGATTATCGTATCCATCGCGGTGGCGGCCCTGAGCTGCCTGCAGCCGATTAAGCGCGCGGTTGCCATTGACCCGGCGATTGTGTTAAAAGACGAGTAA
- a CDS encoding winged helix-turn-helix transcriptional regulator: MSNRDGDVILACLKLARAMRRIPPERREYPFPPAVGRLLDCAAKNPGVSSRELCEFLDVRPSSLSEMLSRAEAEGFITRTVDEADRRIQRIALSEKGQKAVSDMENARNLEAQKMTSALTEEEKEQFCALCDKLSTHMERLALDLPEDRRMPPPPPPGHPDFRPDRDGPRPPFPPGVRIKC, from the coding sequence ATGTCTAATCGTGACGGCGATGTTATTCTTGCCTGCCTGAAACTGGCCCGCGCTATGCGCCGCATCCCGCCGGAGCGCAGGGAATATCCCTTCCCGCCCGCTGTCGGCCGCCTGCTGGACTGTGCCGCGAAGAACCCCGGTGTTTCTTCCCGGGAGCTGTGTGAATTCCTGGACGTGCGTCCTTCCTCCCTCAGCGAGATGCTGTCCCGTGCGGAAGCGGAAGGGTTCATCACCCGCACCGTAGATGAGGCGGATCGCCGCATCCAGCGGATTGCCCTGTCCGAAAAAGGACAGAAGGCCGTATCCGATATGGAAAACGCCCGCAATCTGGAGGCTCAGAAGATGACCTCCGCCCTGACGGAAGAGGAAAAGGAGCAGTTCTGCGCCCTGTGCGACAAGCTGAGCACCCATATGGAGCGCCTGGCCCTGGATCTGCCGGAAGACCGGCGGATGCCTCCGCCCCCGCCCCCAGGGCACCCGGACTTCAGGCCGGACCGGGATGGACCCCGTCCGCCCTTTCCTCCGGGAGTCAGGATCAAATGCTGA
- a CDS encoding ABC transporter ATP-binding protein, which yields MSLLELKNISKIYGDLKALDNVSIHVDKGEWVAIMGPSGSGKSTMMNIIGCMDKPTLGEVLLDGVDIARESSKKLTDIRRDKIGLIFQQFHMVNYLTAVENVMVSQYYHSMPDEQEALEALGRVGLRERAHHLPSQLSGGEQQRVCVARALINHPELILADEPTGNLDEANENIVLDLFARLHAEGTTLIVVTHDPEVAEAAQRTIVLEHGKVAREVINENFDEQQKEWLARLKG from the coding sequence ATGAGTCTTCTGGAATTAAAAAACATTTCCAAGATCTACGGTGACCTGAAGGCCCTGGATAACGTGAGCATTCATGTGGATAAGGGTGAATGGGTCGCGATCATGGGACCTTCCGGCTCCGGAAAGAGCACGATGATGAATATCATCGGCTGTATGGATAAACCGACGCTGGGAGAAGTGCTGCTGGACGGCGTGGACATCGCCCGGGAGAGCAGCAAGAAGCTGACGGATATCCGTCGGGATAAGATCGGCCTGATCTTCCAGCAGTTCCACATGGTCAATTACCTGACCGCCGTGGAGAACGTGATGGTCAGCCAGTATTACCACTCCATGCCGGATGAGCAGGAAGCGCTGGAAGCCCTGGGCCGGGTCGGCCTGCGGGAACGGGCGCACCACCTGCCCAGCCAGCTGTCCGGCGGCGAACAGCAGCGGGTCTGCGTAGCCCGGGCGCTGATCAACCATCCGGAGCTGATCCTGGCGGATGAACCGACGGGCAACCTGGACGAAGCGAACGAGAACATCGTGCTGGATCTGTTTGCACGCCTGCACGCGGAGGGAACGACCCTGATCGTCGTGACCCACGACCCGGAGGTGGCGGAAGCGGCACAGCGTACCATCGTGCTGGAACACGGCAAGGTGGCGCGGGAAGTCATTAATGAAAACTTTGATGAACAGCAGAAGGAATGGCTGGCCAGGTTAAAGGGCTGA
- a CDS encoding metal-dependent transcriptional regulator encodes MNIYESAEDYLEQILVLLEEKGYARSTDIAESLGVTKPSVSVAMKKLRENGYISMEKGGLISLTDKGYPIARRTYDRHLTLTKFFVSLGVDEVIARKDACKIEHDISEESFAAIRDSLQKA; translated from the coding sequence GTGAATATTTACGAATCTGCCGAGGATTATCTGGAGCAAATTCTGGTTCTGCTGGAAGAAAAGGGTTATGCCCGTTCCACTGATATTGCCGAGTCCCTCGGCGTGACCAAGCCTTCCGTCAGCGTCGCTATGAAAAAGCTGCGGGAGAACGGCTACATCTCCATGGAGAAGGGCGGCCTGATTTCCCTGACCGATAAGGGCTATCCCATTGCCCGCCGCACCTATGACCGCCACCTCACCCTGACGAAGTTCTTTGTCTCCCTGGGCGTGGATGAAGTCATCGCCCGGAAGGACGCCTGCAAGATCGAGCACGATATTTCCGAGGAATCCTTTGCCGCTATCCGTGACAGCCTGCAGAAAGCCTGA